The Haliotis asinina isolate JCU_RB_2024 chromosome 2, JCU_Hal_asi_v2, whole genome shotgun sequence genomic interval AGCAGATAATGGTTGGGGTCGGGCTTGGGGAAAGAGATATCAGGTAATACATGATAATCCCTCAGAGGAATTAAACTGTGGAAGTACACAGCATGTCCTAACATATGGAacaatatccagtcctgtcgatctatgggtggtcatgccacctaCATATTTTGAGGCATTTAATAAGATGGCAGAATAAAGCTCTTCTATGGGCATCATACTCTTCTCCATATCGGATCATAATCTTTGTAAAAGATGTTAATCAacagatgagacatattcaacacacatgaaaaagcataacacatctttgagatgaccctgTGTGCCTGTAGGCAACTCATGCATTTCATACCAGGTGAGCCAGTGGTCCGTCATCATACCTGACTGAGTGACCTAACTGACATGCTATTTCAGgactccagataatttttcaacatgaggagtatgtacgccttattttttcaatataagagTGCTAGGAAAAgttagagtactgaatggaatttcaTGGTGCAtaagtaatcttgtgtttccTTATGCaacacaacattgctactcttgtgtaaacaggtcaataaacaataaagcaatattttttctgataaatatgcctgtaaatgattctaagacctTGCACCATTGCTCTGTTGTGTATctgctacattttctgatttttttcctGCCGTATTGTGCATATTCTTTATCCATACATACTCTGATACTGTTCTTATCTAGAGCCCTGCTATTTGCAATTGTGTAAATTTTAAGGATGCAGAGTAACAACCACAAGACAGTTTCTTTCTATTTCCGACAATACTTTAGAGACCTTTCTTGTCTAGGAAAGTCTACAACATGAGTTGCTGTTGACCTATCTTATCAAGATAAGCtaaaaaacatacatgtattatcTTATTTAAAAATtgtcaatatcatgaacatatccACTTCAAAGACCCTATGTTATCAAGGAGTGAGTGCATTGTTATGCCCTGAGAATCGATATCGACTCCCCAAGATGACACATAAATGTGTAACGCTTAGAAAATGTGTTACCTTTTCAGTGTTAATCTCGAGGAAGCATGGTTGAGATGGTTCAGATAAATTGGGTTTACAAATAACCACCATGACAAGACTGTGTTATTACCAAAGCAGGATACAAGTTACATCCCACTGTGAAAACATTGTCACTTAACTCTTaacatatttaggagataaacatcgtACGTtcgccaatttctgggtgttattgaggatttgaagcacaggaatatttcatttgaaacctcaggctcacatgcttcaaatactcaataacacccggaaattggccaacacatgatgtttatcgacattgtaaacaaaaaggtaTGCCAAAAGGTTTTAATTTCTGCattcgtttacatcgagtacggttatagcagtgaagtgtcatcagctggtcatttcagctggttcccatggtagcatctggagttactaatttgtgatgtcattccaACTTTACGTCAGAACATGATTGAATGACGTCgccactgttgatgacgcaacaaaacaattgtttgtgatgtttctacgtgtcaatacggtgtgaatagtcttgcagtttccaagaatctaataccatttgatcatgtttttcaaccaacaAAATTACGGAACcgagtgacttttggtttacaatctgACATTTGTGCATACCTCTCTGTTGCCTGTGTTTTTGAGAAGTTGCAAAAAAGTCCAACATTTCATCAGAGATCTCCATCTCCACCTGTGAGGCAACATCCTCCCCTGGCATCACATCACatgcaacatcatcatcaccaacttCCACTGCATCAGCAAAATCACTTTCTATGTCCATATCACTATCACCTTGTTTCCTCTTAACAGGAACAGATCGCTGGCTCATTGTCTTCGAGACACCACATTTTGCCCTCCCTCTCCCCCTCCTCGTCATGACTGGAGTCTGTCTATGCATGTATTGAGCATGTGAGTAAGGATGCATGAAAGGATGAGAGTAAGGATGAGAGTAAGGCTGGTATGAGAAAGACGGATAAGAATATGCTATTTGGTATGCTGGGTATGAACGGTGATAGCTCAGGTTCTTCTGAAGAGACCTCTGCACGTGGCCATGCTTCTTATACCAGTTCATCACATATCCATAGTGTCTCCAATATCTGTTGAAACATTTGTGTGAATACCAGTCCTGGGTGTCAAATTTTGGTAGATTACTGAAGATATCCTTTTTCTTGCCCTCCTTTGCGCTGGTAGATGCTGAGGTGGTTGATGAAGAGCAATCACTAGTTGTTTTACACTTATCTGTTGCGAGAGCCGGTTTTGTGACGTTTTCTCTGACAAGAGTTACACTTGAAGATAATTTGTCTTCTGTGCCTGAGTCTGCAGACATGTCTTCAGCACTGCCATCTGGTGGCTGCGTTTCAGCAGACATCTTTGCTGTTAagatttggatttttttcatccTGAAAAGTTTATCTGAAAATAGAGAAATGGTATATGATTTCTGTGAAAGAAACTGATCCTGTTTTGTCATTCATATCCATTAACCTAATACCATGATTATAAGGAAGGTAAAATTGATCTCAGTCTTTACTGAAGATTATAGAACTTGTTTCGTAACATGTCCATTTGTTTTTGAGCACATAACTGattgcaacaatgttgacattcCATACATTTGTGCATACCAGGGATTTACCTTGAttcctgtatttgagggtccctgTGACTCATGCAAAATGGGGGTCCCAGACACTATTTTAAATAGTTAACTGGTCCCGAGGGGGATactggttgatgtaccctcaaagtttgcttatgttccctgagcccaaaGGAGGTGATGCACCCTCAGTGTTTGGTTATGTTCCATGAGCCTGAGGGTTGAggagaacataaacaaacatcagaggtacatcaacccatggaccCAAAGGGTGAGGAGaacataaacagacattgagggtacatcaacccatggtcccaAAGGACCTGTGAGCAATATATTtttcttaccgaacacctcaatgttaaactaaaggtcacatgcaaccaaaaaatccaacataattaaaacacatttatcacttattcatgacataaaatatatagtgctgcttgtaaaaaacaaataaagaaaatcataagcgtacaatcgcaattcaaaagtgcaatattttgtccttgggcttacttccctcgaaacgaagtcCTCGGGATACcgaaacccagtcatagcaggtggatgtgcactcaagtgtatcGAAGGCTTCCGAATGGCtcgttcatttgctgatacattgAGGGctcatagtgtgttcagaaagatgatctgtttgatgggcattttagaagtgtgACGAGTcgcaagaaagtaagattctttatggataacaacttttattgtacttcatgtgtcatttcagtatggattcatataccattgtcaaacaaaatcatatatactagaagaagttgttatccataaagaatgtatgtagaaatGTTGGGTTTAGTAAATACATGACttaaggcaccacttcaagatctgtctcatatatctgccaagatctgctgaaagatatgaaatggttttcgagttgtgctccgggaacgaagcccacccctccattttgagactaagtccgaaatgtttccatggaaaccaagaaaataataaatcacaaaaacctgtacatagcaaaaggcaccactttgggttctGCAACATATATCTAcgaagttttgctgacagatattaagaagtttttttgagttcagctacggaaacgaaacacacctctcacttttgggacaaagtccaaaacattccatggaaaccgagaaaaatataaatcacaaaacctgtaaataccaaaaggcaccactataggttgtgactaatatatctaccaagtttttcagaaaaatattgaacagtttttgagttatgctccggaaacgaagcccatcccttcattttgGGACTAGGTCCGAAAtgtttacatggaaaccaagaaaataataaatcacaaaaacctatacatagcaaaaggcaccactttaggttctgcaacacatatctacgaagttttgctgacagatattaagaagttttatTGAGTTcggctccggaaacgaaacacacctctcacttttgggacaaagtccgaaacattccaagttttgcacaaaaatgttgaacggtttttgagttctgctccggaaatgaaatcTACTCCACCATTAGAATAACACCAccatgttccatggaaaaacaaaaaaatataaaaacactaaaaatctgtaaatagcaaaaggtacatATCTATCAAGGCatataggtgttaagtttaatttgcatgtggtcaatgactgaagctgtgtattacatattgtctttagcagacaggcaggcagacatataggtgtcattaaaccagacattgagctttctttgtgacagaggctgctcaccacaatcaacaagtttttttatgtcacaaatagattatttacttgtttgtgtacacaacatacagctcatgacctcatactccgtgcatgcatattgtttcaagctccgcgaacctgttcagtgcacatgcattatgCGTGCAGCgcaacacagctgt includes:
- the LOC137273879 gene encoding gem-associated protein 8-like, which codes for MKKIQILTAKMSAETQPPDGSAEDMSADSGTEDKLSSSVTLVRENVTKPALATDKCKTTSDCSSSTTSASTSAKEGKKKDIFSNLPKFDTQDWYSHKCFNRYWRHYGYVMNWYKKHGHVQRSLQKNLSYHRSYPAYQIAYSYPSFSYQPYSHPYSHPFMHPYSHAQYMHRQTPVMTRRGRGRAKCGVSKTMSQRSVPVKRKQGDSDMDIESDFADAVEVGDDDVACDVMPGEDVASQVEMEISDEMLDFFATSQKHRQQREAEKKEQIAKEKKDKRINIEDVRGQQRERTSEAPSERPGLRRTSEMKLLYGTGAAMIHGMETALQMTYDRHLDANQPKYWPNMPLRVHFSDS